In Rhodamnia argentea isolate NSW1041297 chromosome 11, ASM2092103v1, whole genome shotgun sequence, one genomic interval encodes:
- the LOC115736241 gene encoding mannan endo-1,4-beta-mannosidase 7, which translates to MKHFALPLLVAIVVLHQACFHARQVEAGDGFVRARGIHFLLNGSPYYANGFNAYWLMYMASDPSQRHEVSAAFREASSHGLTVARTWAFSDGGYRPLQYSPGSYNEQMFQGLDFVIAEARRYGIKLILSLVNDYENFGGKKQYVNWARSRGQYLTSDDDFFRNAVVKGFYKNHVKTILYRYNGFTGVHYKDDPTIMAWELMNEPRCTSDASGRTIQAWIMEMASFVKSIDRNHLLEVGLEGFYGQSTPQRKGLNPGFDIGTDFIANNRIPGIDFATIHSYPDQWVSSSNNQYQLSFLSSWLNSHIQDAQYVLRKPLLLTEFGKSWKDPGFSTYQRDQLFNMVYYKVYASAKRGGAAAGSLFWQLLTEGMDSFRDGYEVVLSQSPSTANVIAYQSHKLYQIRKIFARMRNVDRWNRARSAHNRGTPNGN; encoded by the exons atgaagcatTTCGCGTTGCCTCTTCTCGTCGCCATTGTCGTCCTCCACCAAGCTTGTTTCCACGCCCGCCAAGTGGAGGCCGGCGATGGGTTCGTGAGGGCCAGAGGGATACACTTCCTGCTGAACGGAAGCCCTTACTACGCCAACGGCTTCAACGCTTACTGGCTGATGTACATGGCCTCTGACCCTTCCCAGAGGCACGAGGTCTCGGCTGCGTTCAGGGAGGCCTCGAGCCACGGCCTAACAGTTGCCAGGACTTGGGCCTTCAGCGACGGTGGCTACAGGCCTCTTCAGTACTCCCCGGGTTCCTACAATGAACAGATGTTTCAG gggTTGGATTTTGTGATAGCTGAAGCCAGAAGGTATGGGATCAAGCTGATACTGAGCTTAGTGAATGACTATGAGAACTTCGGAGGGAAGAAGCAGTATGTGAATTGGGCTAGGAGTCGAGGGCAGTACTTGACGTCTGATGATGATTTCTTCAGGAACGCTGTTGTCAAAGGTTTTTACAAGAATCACGTCAAG ACCATTCTCTATAGATATAACGGGTTCACTGGAGTACACTACAAGGATGATCCAACCATCATGGCTTGGGAGCTCATGAATGAGCCTAGATGCACATCAGATGCTTCAGGAAGAACCATTCAG GCTTGGATAATGGAAATGGCTTCTTTCGTGAAATCAATAGACCGGAATCACTTGCTTGAAGTGGGTCTGGAAGGATTTTATGGACAATCAACTCCTCAGAGGAAGGGGCTTAATCCTGGCTTCGATATTGGAACTGACTTCATCGCGAACAATCGCATTCCCGGGATTGACTTTGCCACCATTCACTCGTATCCGGACCAATG GGTATCAAGTTCGAATAATCAGTACCAGCTTTCCTTCTTGAGCAGTTGGCTCAATTCCCATATCCAAGATGCTCAGTACGTCCTCAGGAAGCCGTTACTCCTGACAGAGTTCGGGAAATCATGGAAGGACCCAGGTTTCAGCACTTACCAGAGAGACCAGCTCTTCAACATGGTCTACTACAAGGTGTATGCGTCAGCTAAAAGAGGTGGGGCGGCTGCGGGAAGCCTGTTCTGGCAGCTTCTAACCGAAGGCATGGACTCATTCCGAGATGGTTATGAGGTCGTCCTCAGCCAGAGCCCCTCGACTGCGAACGTCATTGCGTATCAGTCCCACAAGTTGTATCAGATTCGAAAGATCTTCGCAAGGATGAGAAACGTTGACAGATGGAACAGAGCACGGAGTGCACATAACAGGGGAACGCCGAATGGGAATTGA
- the LOC115736239 gene encoding putative pentatricopeptide repeat-containing protein At3g47840, protein MYKTMNSLGRPRAWRLFSSSSMPCADQGHVLFQEMRPDRFATTSNIAGRPNMPEANSRLKELVKLRQLSHARRMFDNMPHRDEISWTTMISGYVAAMNAREALGLFLNVWVAPGLKMDPFILSLALKACGLDVNLNLGESLHGYAVKTGLVNSVFVGSTLLDMYTKTGRTELGCWVFDEMPLRNVVSWTAIITGLVHSGRCREGLSYFSKMWRSKVQFDTYSFAIALKACADLGALDHGREIHTHTVKNGFVETSFVANTLVTMYNKCGKLDYGLRLFERMPKRDVVSWTSIISTYIQMGQEESAIRAFLKMRESDASPNAYTFAAVISGCANLTRIDWGEQLHAHVLCIGLSSSLSVANSVMTMYSKCGQLTLASIVFNEMTTRDVVSWSTLIAGYSNGVCGEETFELLSLMRREGPKPTEFALASILSVCGNMAILDSGKQLHAHVLLIGLEHTPMIQSALINMYGKCGCVKEASQIFDVATSTDIISWTAMINEYAEHGYSHEAIDLFEKLPAVGLRPDPITYIGVLTACSHAGLVDLAFRYFDTMSVKHQIIPTKEHYGCMIDLLCRAGRLNEAENIIKNMPFKRDDVVWSTLLRACRVHGDVDRGRLAAEQILELDPHCAGTHIMLANIYSAQGRWREAADIRKMMKSKGVIKEPGWSWIKVKERVSTFVAGDRTPLEHEEIYNTLDFLRLDEIDVNDVDIFLDDVGD, encoded by the coding sequence ATGTACAAGACGATGAACTCGCTAGGCAGGCCTCGTGCTTGGAGGCTGTTTTCAAGCTCGAGCATGCCGTGCGCTGACCAGGGACATGTTCTGTTCCAAGAGATGAGGCCAGATCGCTTTGCCACTACGTCCAACATAGCAGGTCGTCCGAACATGCCCGAGGCTAACTCGCGGTTGAAAGAGCTGGTGAAACTCCGTCAGCTGAGCCATGCTCGCAGGATGTTCGACAATATGCCTCACCGGGACGAGATCTCGTGGACCACGATGATTTCCGGATATGTCGCTGCCATGAACGCCCGCGAGGCTCTGGGCTTGTTCTTGAATGTGTGGGTTGCGCCGGGACTCAAGATGGACCCTTTCATTCTCAGTCTCGCGCTCAAGGCCTGTGGACTCGACGTGAATCTGAACCTTGGCGAGTCATTACATGGGTATGCTGTGAAAACTGGACTGGTGAACTCTGTTTTTGTGGGCAGTACCCTTTTGGACATGTATACTAAAACGGGCAGGACCGAGCTAGGTTGTTGGGTCTTCGATGAGATGCCACTGAGAAATGTCGTTTCTTGGACCGCCATCATCACCGGACTAGTTCATAGTGGTCGTTGTAGGGAGGGGTTGTCGTACTTCTCCAAAATGTGGAGATCAAAGGTGCAATTTGATACATATTCATTTGCCATTGCGCTGAAGGCATGTGCTGATTTGGGTGCTTTAGACCATGGGAGGGAGATACACACTCACACAGTTAAGAACGGATTTGTTGAAACCTCATTTGTTGCCAATACCCTTGTGACAATGTATAACAAATGTGGAAAGTTGGATTATGGATTGAGATTGTTTGAAAGGATGCCAAAGCGAGATGTGGTTTCTTGGACCTCAATAATTTCTACATACATTCAGATGGGCCAGGAGGAATCTGCCATCAGAGCTTTTCTAAAGATGCGAGAATCAGATGCTAGTCCTAATGCATACACATTTGCTGCAGTTATATCCGGTTGTGCCAATCTTACCAGAATTGACTGGGGCGAACAATTGCATGCCCATGTTCTATGCATAGGTCTTTCCAGTTCTCTGTCAGTGGCAAACTCCGTTATGACTATGTACTCTAAGTGTGGACAGTTGACTTTGGCTTCAATTGTTTTTAATGAAATGACAACAAGGGATGTGGTTTCATGGAGCACATTGATTGCAGGGTATTCAAATGGAGTATGTGGTGAGGAAACTtttgagcttctctctctaatgAGAAGAGAAGGACCAAAGCCAACTGAGTTTGCTCTTGCTAGCATCCTCAGTGTGTGTGGAAATATGGCTATCCTTGATTCTGGAAAACAACTTCATGCTCACGTCCTGCTGATTGGTTTAGAACATACGCCTATGATACAGAGTGCTCTAATTAACATGTATGGCAAATGCGGGTGTGTGAAAGAAGCATCACAAATCTTTGATGTGGCAACAAGCACTGATATCATTTCTTGGACAGCAATGATAAATGAATATGCTGAACATGGATATAGCCATGAAGCGATTGATTTATTTGAGAAGCTGCCTGCAGTGGGCTTGAGACCGGACCCTATCACCTACATTGGTGTTCTTACAGCCTGTAGCCATGCCGGGCTGGTTGATCTCGCATTTCGTTATTTCGATACAATGAGTGTGAAGCACCAGATCATTCCTACAAAGGAACACTATGGCTGCATGATTGATCTCCTTTGTCGTGCTGGTCGCCTAAATGAGGCAGAGAACATTATTAAAAACATGCCATTCAAACGGGATGATGTTGTTTGGTCAACTTTGTTGAGAGCGTGCAGAGTCCACGGTGATGTTGACCGTGGAAGGCTTGCTGCTGAGCAAATTCTTGAGTTAGATCCGCATTGTGCTGGAACTCACATTATGCTGGCTAACATATATTCTGCCCAAGGGAGATGGAGGGAAGCGGCAGATataaggaagatgatgaagtctAAGGGAGTGATAAAGGAGCCTGGATGGTCTTGGATCAAGGTGAAAGAACGTGTGTCTACATTTGTTGCTGGTGACCGGACTCCTCTAGAGCATGAAGAAATATACAACACATTGGATTTCCTGAGGCTGGACGAAATTGATGTCAATGATGTGGATATATTTCTGGATGATGTTGGCGATTGA